A DNA window from Altererythrobacter sp. B11 contains the following coding sequences:
- a CDS encoding diguanylate cyclase produces the protein MRLATITNWAYGITVGLTVISAATMLLAADAQKEERAAVEQRYRLNKATGRLGSEIYALTDHARQFVNTSDPTYELLYRHDAAELAAVEQRLAHMRDSGATQEELATLKDAIRWADMLHDEQKAALAAFNAGDGEAARRLLFGPEYERELSRSEALLDQFRAQLDRRTEDAVREATRISALWRGVSEAVLAITGVLFLCVLYFIFKQRVLRPVVKLSDVVTRLAAQDYDAEPPAVEQIDEIGDITQAVRLFRENGLERQRLEAERDRDQAIRDLLSRMTQRMQGCDSMKDLYSVVERFMPAIAPACAGRLYTLDAKRNAMVEACAWLEPQHSVAEFPPLACWALRRGVPHRPSGTHVDIPCEHLGAISAASPETLCLPLTAQRETLGLLYLERRIAPAGTPEPNDVYLTMLAENIGLAIANLRLRDALRDMAMADPLTGLANRRQLDQVLRNLTERAAERGEPLSALMMDVDHFKRINDVYGHAAGDAVLREVSALLTSLTRSGDAVFRYGGEEFLLLLPGAGAKEAVERAEEIRRALGRLTVRQGELDLDPVTISIGVAGAPDICAYDRIISVADAALLHAKANGRDRVQLARASANKGMIEERRAVPG, from the coding sequence ATGCGATTGGCTACCATCACCAATTGGGCCTACGGGATAACCGTAGGCCTCACGGTCATATCTGCAGCCACCATGCTGCTCGCAGCCGACGCGCAAAAGGAAGAGCGCGCAGCCGTCGAGCAGCGCTACCGCCTGAACAAGGCGACGGGTCGCCTGGGCTCCGAGATTTACGCGCTCACCGACCATGCCCGGCAGTTCGTCAATACGAGCGATCCCACCTACGAACTGCTTTACCGGCACGACGCGGCCGAACTCGCGGCGGTGGAACAGCGCCTCGCGCACATGCGCGATAGCGGTGCCACTCAGGAAGAACTCGCCACTCTGAAGGACGCGATCCGCTGGGCCGATATGCTCCATGACGAGCAGAAGGCCGCGCTCGCCGCCTTCAATGCGGGCGATGGCGAAGCCGCGCGCAGATTGCTGTTCGGCCCGGAGTATGAGCGGGAGCTTTCCCGATCCGAAGCGCTTCTCGACCAGTTCCGCGCTCAACTCGACCGCCGGACCGAGGACGCCGTGCGCGAGGCCACCCGCATCTCCGCCCTGTGGAGGGGCGTTTCCGAAGCGGTGCTGGCGATCACCGGCGTGCTGTTCCTCTGCGTGCTCTACTTCATCTTCAAGCAGCGCGTGCTGCGCCCGGTGGTAAAGCTGAGCGACGTGGTGACGAGGCTTGCCGCGCAGGATTACGACGCGGAGCCCCCGGCAGTGGAGCAGATCGACGAGATCGGCGACATCACCCAGGCAGTGCGCCTGTTCCGGGAGAACGGGCTGGAACGCCAGCGACTGGAGGCAGAGCGCGATCGCGACCAGGCCATACGGGACCTGCTTTCGCGCATGACCCAGCGCATGCAGGGCTGCGACAGCATGAAAGACCTGTACAGCGTGGTGGAGCGCTTCATGCCCGCGATCGCCCCGGCTTGCGCCGGACGGCTTTATACCTTGGACGCCAAGCGCAACGCGATGGTCGAAGCCTGCGCATGGCTGGAACCACAGCATTCCGTGGCCGAGTTTCCCCCGCTCGCCTGCTGGGCACTACGCCGCGGGGTGCCGCACAGGCCCAGCGGCACCCATGTGGACATTCCCTGCGAGCATCTGGGAGCGATCTCCGCCGCCTCTCCCGAAACGCTGTGCCTGCCCCTCACCGCACAGCGGGAGACGCTGGGCCTGCTCTATCTCGAACGGAGGATCGCCCCTGCCGGAACGCCGGAGCCGAACGATGTCTATCTGACCATGCTGGCCGAGAACATCGGCCTTGCGATTGCCAACCTCCGGCTGCGCGACGCGCTGCGCGACATGGCCATGGCCGACCCGCTCACCGGCCTTGCCAATCGGCGCCAGCTCGATCAGGTTCTCCGCAACCTGACGGAACGAGCCGCCGAGCGGGGCGAACCGCTTTCGGCGCTGATGATGGACGTCGATCATTTCAAGCGAATCAACGACGTCTACGGTCATGCCGCGGGCGATGCGGTGCTCCGCGAGGTTAGCGCGCTGCTGACCAGCCTCACGCGCAGCGGCGATGCGGTCTTCCGCTATGGTGGCGAGGAATTCCTGCTGCTGCTACCGGGTGCGGGCGCCAAAGAGGCGGTGGAGCGGGCCGAAGAGATCCGCCGCGCGCTCGGCAGGCTCACCGTGCGTCAGGGCGAACTTGATTTGGATCCCGTCACCATCTCCATCGGTGTTGCCGGCGCACCTGATATTTGCGCCTACGACCGCATCATCTCAGTGGCTGACGCGGCATTGCTGCACGCGAAGGCCAACGGCCGGGATCGCGTGCAACTTGCGCGCGCCAGCGCCAACAAGGGTATGATCGAGGAAAGGCGCGCCGTACCGGGTTAA